Proteins from a genomic interval of Tenacibaculum sp. SZ-18:
- the rlmF gene encoding 23S rRNA (adenine(1618)-N(6))-methyltransferase RlmF: MHPRNIHKKSSYDFDSLIKVNNALQEFVTLNKHTNSLTIDFSNPKAIIELNKALLIHHYGLANWELPEGFLCPPIPSRVDYIHYVADIITNEQEPIKGLDVGVGANAIYTILGTQVYNWQMVGCDINAQSIEAAKQNIDFTPNLKDKANIIHQRDNANIFKGIIQQNDYFHFTMCNPPFYTSEEDASKNASQKLKNLGKGASELNFGGQHSELWCNGGEALFLKRMIKQSADFKMQVGYFTSLVSRKENLPKLEKQLKKLKANYTIIPMEHGNKKTRLIAWSFMKSFKY, encoded by the coding sequence ATGCATCCAAGAAATATACATAAGAAATCATCTTACGATTTTGATAGTTTAATCAAAGTTAATAACGCTTTACAAGAGTTTGTGACGTTAAATAAACATACAAATTCACTAACAATTGACTTTTCAAACCCTAAAGCAATTATAGAATTAAACAAAGCACTATTAATTCATCATTATGGATTGGCAAACTGGGAGCTTCCTGAAGGGTTCCTCTGCCCTCCTATTCCTAGTCGTGTAGATTATATTCATTATGTGGCGGATATAATTACCAATGAACAAGAACCAATAAAAGGACTAGATGTTGGTGTTGGTGCCAATGCCATTTACACTATTTTGGGTACTCAAGTATATAATTGGCAAATGGTAGGATGTGATATTAATGCTCAAAGTATTGAAGCAGCAAAGCAAAATATTGATTTTACACCTAATTTAAAGGACAAAGCAAATATCATTCACCAAAGGGATAATGCTAATATTTTTAAAGGAATTATTCAGCAAAATGATTATTTCCATTTTACGATGTGCAATCCTCCATTTTATACTTCGGAAGAAGATGCTTCGAAAAATGCCAGTCAGAAGCTCAAAAATTTAGGTAAAGGAGCCTCAGAATTAAATTTTGGTGGGCAACATAGCGAATTGTGGTGTAATGGCGGAGAAGCGCTGTTTTTAAAACGTATGATCAAACAAAGTGCTGATTTTAAAATGCAAGTAGGTTATTTTACAAGTTTAGTTTCAAGAAAAGAGAATTTACCAAAACTTGAAAAACAATTGAAAAAATTAAAAGCTAACTATACTATAATTCCAATGGAACACGGAAATAAAAAAACCAGACTTATCGCCTGGTCGTTTATGAAAAGTTTTAAATATTAA